One genomic segment of Desulfofundulus luciae includes these proteins:
- the cbiE gene encoding precorrin-6y C5,15-methyltransferase (decarboxylating) subunit CbiE translates to MPRIKVIGVGPGNLDYLTPAAQRALASARVLVGGQRHLSYLAREEQKTFVIKNNLAAMVDFIRSHREEKVAVLASGDPGLYGILNYLRQYFTPEELEVIPGISSVQLAFARLAMPWHDALILSAHGRPVEDLVNLVRYQGKIALLTGPGAPPNHIASLLVKAEIADRKVFCCCNLGYPEEEILETTPGELARRDFSGQNNCVMVIIDEKSLALCDSGDSR, encoded by the coding sequence TAATTGGCGTAGGACCGGGCAACCTGGATTATCTCACCCCTGCCGCTCAAAGAGCTTTGGCCAGCGCCCGGGTACTGGTAGGCGGCCAGCGCCACCTGTCCTATCTGGCCCGGGAGGAACAGAAAACTTTTGTAATTAAAAATAATCTTGCGGCCATGGTGGATTTCATCCGCTCACACCGGGAGGAAAAGGTAGCCGTTTTAGCTTCAGGTGATCCTGGACTGTATGGAATTTTGAATTACCTGCGCCAATATTTCACCCCGGAGGAATTGGAGGTCATCCCCGGAATCAGTTCGGTGCAACTGGCCTTTGCCCGCCTGGCCATGCCCTGGCATGATGCGCTGATCTTGAGTGCTCACGGAAGGCCCGTCGAGGACCTGGTTAATCTGGTGCGCTACCAGGGGAAGATAGCCCTCCTCACCGGCCCGGGAGCTCCACCCAACCACATCGCCAGCCTGCTCGTGAAGGCGGAAATAGCTGATCGAAAAGTTTTTTGTTGTTGTAACCTGGGTTATCCAGAGGAGGAAATCCTGGAAACCACACCCGGTGAACTGGCCCGCCGGGACTTTTCCGGGCAAAATAATTGCGTTATGGTGATCATTGATGAAAAAAGCTTGGCCCTATGTGACTCCGGGGATTCCCGATGA